One Candidatus Eremiobacterota bacterium DNA window includes the following coding sequences:
- a CDS encoding GspE/PulE family protein, with protein MATWLDSLRDRLGETFFKQASDEEGKGGDPADFLFRTGRLTREELLRSLSLHFNVPSVMTADYEPEDGALSLVPEDVARRFTLMPLFTIRDRIYVAVTSPGDLDVEDFIHHQTGFSMEELVALRGDIEEAINRYYLAGGRSAEKMMSMMRAEEEEKGSEKEEEVRLEAEDAPSIKLVSHIISSAIRLGTSDIHLEPYKEGVMLRYRIDGILREYPPPPLHLLKAVTSRIKILASMDISEKRLAQDGRTTFKVDGKDYDLRISIIPNLFGESIVIRILNIGGERSSLEKLGFAPALYETYLRLVSTPYGMFLVTGPTGSGKSTTLYATLEHILTPEKKIISIEDPVESQVSGVTQFQVHQHIGFTFAHTLRAVLRHDPEIVLVGEIRDIETAEIAIQAALTGHLLFSTLHTNDAPSAATRLIDMGVAGYLVMTTLIGVLAQRLVRRLCPRCKVPLEVDEPLLKVLKLPSLPEGATPFRPVGCESCEHSGYKGRVAIYELMEITSEMRRLHEKDMTSENLTDIAMKHNFMSLRQSGIEKWLAGVTSFQELVRTVVMERL; from the coding sequence GAGAGACATTCTTCAAGCAGGCTTCTGACGAGGAAGGAAAAGGGGGCGACCCCGCGGACTTCCTTTTCCGGACGGGCCGTCTCACCAGGGAAGAGCTCCTGAGGTCCCTCTCCCTTCACTTCAATGTCCCCTCCGTGATGACCGCCGATTATGAGCCCGAAGACGGGGCACTCTCCCTGGTCCCCGAAGATGTGGCCCGCCGCTTTACCCTCATGCCCCTTTTCACCATCAGGGACAGGATTTATGTTGCCGTGACCTCGCCAGGCGACCTGGATGTCGAGGATTTCATCCATCACCAGACAGGATTCTCCATGGAAGAGCTCGTGGCCCTCAGGGGCGACATCGAGGAGGCCATCAACCGCTACTACCTGGCAGGCGGGCGGTCAGCCGAGAAGATGATGAGCATGATGCGCGCGGAAGAAGAGGAAAAGGGAAGCGAAAAGGAAGAGGAAGTCCGCCTCGAGGCCGAGGATGCCCCTTCGATCAAGCTGGTGAGCCATATCATCTCTTCGGCTATCAGGCTGGGCACCAGCGACATCCACCTGGAGCCCTACAAGGAAGGCGTCATGCTCCGCTACAGGATAGACGGCATCCTGAGGGAATATCCCCCGCCGCCCCTCCACCTGCTCAAGGCTGTCACCTCACGCATCAAGATACTCGCGAGCATGGACATCTCGGAGAAGCGCCTGGCCCAGGACGGCCGCACCACGTTCAAGGTGGATGGAAAGGATTATGACCTGAGGATCTCGATCATCCCCAACCTCTTTGGCGAGTCCATCGTGATAAGGATCCTGAACATAGGCGGCGAGAGGTCGTCACTTGAGAAGCTTGGATTCGCGCCTGCCCTCTATGAGACCTACCTCAGGCTCGTCTCGACTCCCTACGGGATGTTTCTCGTCACGGGGCCCACGGGGTCGGGGAAGAGCACCACCCTCTACGCCACCCTCGAGCATATCCTGACACCCGAGAAAAAGATCATCTCCATCGAGGATCCCGTCGAGAGCCAGGTGAGCGGTGTCACGCAGTTCCAGGTGCACCAGCACATCGGCTTCACCTTCGCCCACACCCTGAGGGCCGTCCTCAGGCATGACCCCGAGATTGTGCTCGTCGGAGAGATCCGCGATATCGAGACGGCTGAGATAGCCATCCAGGCAGCCCTGACAGGCCACCTCCTCTTCAGCACGCTCCACACCAACGATGCCCCCTCGGCGGCTACGAGGCTCATCGATATGGGCGTGGCGGGCTACCTGGTGATGACGACCCTGATAGGCGTCCTGGCCCAGAGGCTCGTGCGGCGGCTCTGCCCCCGGTGCAAGGTCCCCCTTGAGGTGGACGAGCCGCTGCTGAAGGTCCTGAAGCTCCCTTCGCTCCCCGAGGGGGCGACGCCTTTCAGACCCGTGGGCTGCGAAAGCTGCGAGCACAGCGGCTACAAGGGGAGGGTCGCCATCTACGAGCTGATGGAGATCACCTCCGAGATGAGGCGCCTCCATGAGAAGGACATGACCTCCGAAAACCTCACCGATATTGCCATGAAGCATAATTTCATGAGCCTCAGGCAGAGCGGCATAGAGAAATGGCTTGCCGGAGTCACGAGCTTCCAGGAGCTCGTGCGAACAGTAGTGATGGAGCGGCTTTAG
- a CDS encoding response regulator has protein sequence MKKLYCADDDPDVLGFVRLAVSKIEGVEITCFSNGLELYRAVQDFSPDGVICDIILPLLDGLAVARLMKYSGRYKKIPFLIISSVIDPDVEEQVRKVRADDFLRKPFTQAALRERVEKLLGLTSGENSAS, from the coding sequence ATGAAGAAACTGTACTGTGCCGATGACGATCCCGATGTGCTCGGCTTTGTGCGTCTCGCGGTCTCTAAAATAGAGGGAGTGGAGATCACCTGCTTCTCGAACGGCCTGGAGCTTTACCGGGCCGTCCAGGATTTCTCCCCCGACGGGGTAATCTGCGATATAATCCTCCCTCTCCTTGACGGCCTCGCGGTGGCGCGCCTGATGAAATACAGCGGCCGCTACAAGAAAATACCGTTCCTCATCATCTCCTCGGTCATCGACCCCGACGTGGAAGAGCAGGTCAGGAAGGTGAGGGCCGATGACTTCCTGAGAAAGCCCTTCACCCAGGCGGCCCTGAGGGAGCGCGTGGAGAAGCTTCTCGGCCTCACCAGCGGGGAGAACAGCGCATCGTGA